From the Carya illinoinensis cultivar Pawnee chromosome 4, C.illinoinensisPawnee_v1, whole genome shotgun sequence genome, one window contains:
- the LOC122307852 gene encoding adrenodoxin-like protein 2, mitochondrial, with amino-acid sequence MMMSVPKLSRRVGDWILKELSRGESAPIIRAGHVQRPYSQYLKPLFGWQTEANLFQGALFQKHHHFSTITADTASEVESEENKKVSAPKVLGRNLDMRIGITRSSVNVPLLALQSTYDLWISVTFVDKEGEEKQIMVPLGMSMLEAALENDMELEGACEGSLACSTCHVIVMDMEYYNKLEDPTDEENDMLDLAFGLSKTSRLGCQVIAKPELDGIRLAIPTGT; translated from the exons ATGATGATGTCGGTTCCTAAACTTTCAAGACGAGTTGGTGATTGGATTCTCAAAGAGCTCTCAAGAG GAGAATCTGCACCCATTATAAGAGCAGGACATGTTCAAAGGCCTTACAGCCAATATTTGAAACCACTT TTTGGATGGCAAACAGAAGCAAACTTGTTCCAGGGAGCCTTATTTCAGAAGCATCATCATTTCTCTACCATTACTGCTGACACTGCATCTGAGGTAGAGAGTGAAGAGAACAAAAA GGTTAGTGCACCTAAGGTACTAGGTAGGAATCTGGACATGAGGATTGGCATCACTAGGTCCAGCGTCAATGTGCCTCTCTTGGCATTGCAATCCACCTATGACTTGTG GATATCTGTCACATTTGTTGACAAGGAGGGAGAGGAAAAGCAGATTATGGTCCCCCTTGGAATGTCCATGTTAGAAGCTGCTCTTGAAAATGATATGGAACTTGAAG GAGCATGTGAAGGCTCGCTTGCCTGTTCAACGTGTCACGTGATTGTTATG GACATGGAGTACTACAATAAGTTAGAAGACCCTACggatgaggaaaatgacatgCTGGATCTGGCCTTCGGCCTTTCTAAAAC GTCTCGTCTTGGTTGTCAAGTGATTGCAAAACCCGAACTTGATGGAATTCGTTTAGCAATTCCCACTGGCACTTGA